The Cyprinus carpio isolate SPL01 chromosome B19, ASM1834038v1, whole genome shotgun sequence DNA window ctctctcttttctcctggTAAAATTAACAAATCcgtttttttgtcatgtattgTCTGTTTTTTCTATCCTCTGGATAGTTTCTGTATTTCACTGTTCTCCTGTTTAACTACTAAATTTAAGAACTGATTTCATTGgacattaaaatttttatcacTTCATTGCTGTCTGTGTCTCAATAATTATAAACCTTAGATGCAGATTTCATTCATCTGTAAACAATAGCATGGCTTATCATCAGTTTGGTTAGATCACACACTCTTAGAGATCCGCTGGACGAGTAACACAGAATCTCCTGACCGTGAGCTCAGAGGTCAGAAGGTCACTGGGAGCGGCTGACACTTCttcacctgaaaacacacacagaaaagaacCTTAAGCTCCATCTCCTGAAGAAACCTCCTGAGCCTGCTCATGTAATAACAGAGATGTCAGAAACGCACCGCTGATCTCTCTGCTGAGTTCAGAGACGCGCTCGCAGACGCTCCTGCTGAGTCCCTCCACGATGTCTAACATAAAGCTGAACTCAGCCACGTAATACACGTGTGTGTCCTCCGGCGGGGACGCGATGGCTCTCAGCTCGTTCTCATCCGCATTCTTCACTCCTGCAGATTCACACAGTCAGAAAACTATTAACTAAAGTATTTACAAGACTGTATTTAAGTTATAGCTGGTGTTGTTCTGGTACCGATAGCAAACAGCTCGATCCCAGCATCTCTGAGTGTCTGAGCAGGAGAAAGAACATCGTCCACTGATTTCCCATCCGTGATCAGAATCCCAATCTTAGGAACGTCAGGTCTGGATCCAGATTCAGCTTTAAAGCTGTTCTCCAGAATATACTTCAGAGCCAgacctggaaacacacacacacacacacacatacacacacacacacacaaacacacacacacacacacacatacttgtgaACAGATGTGTAAGAATGAAGTCATTCAGAtctaagctgtgtgtgtgtgtgtgtgtgtgtgtgtgtgtgtgtgtggtgtgtgtgtgtgtgtgtgtgtgtgtgtgtgtgtgtgtgtgtatgaacctgtgagtgtgtgtcctcCTTTATAGGGCAGATTCCTCACAGCATCGATCACGGCTCCTTTAGTGTTGTGAGTGTTCAGATTCCACTCGATCCATGAATCCTTGCTGTACAGCAccaaacctgaacacacacacttatgtacGTGACCTGAGCTGCCAGAATGAGTGTGAATGCGCACAGGCTAAGATGTaatgttgctaggtgattttgcTTTAGAACCTTCACAAAACTTTAACTCGATTTTTCCCAAAGCTGGCTCCATCGACTTCAAATGCGTCACAGACAGTCATCTGCTGCAGTGCCCAGGacagccaccagagggcactccttCTGGATCAGTGGCCAGTGTTTGTGGACTTCTGTACCCATCACACTATGCTCTGATTATTGGTCCATTACCCTCAGCTGTGTGTGATTAAGAGTTACTCCGCTCACCTGTGTTTATACCCTGTGGTCTGTCTGTGGCTTTGGTTACTACAGTATTGCTTCTGTTACTTTGTGTTAGTGGGTTATCTTGTGCagtgttttctgctttttttgcCTTGATGTGTATTACTGTTTTGGGACTGTATGAACCTGCTATTGGATCTTCAATATTGCCTCAAGAGCATTCTTCGACAGGATTGGGTGTAgctcagtattttttatatatatatttttttgtctgattccaacaaatcatacattTTGAAGGAGAATTTTTAAAAGAGTgtgaaaataaaaactcatttgtgAAAATCTGCTCATTGTAACTCATTTTGGCAGCACAggtcatatgtgaccctgcagcacaaaaccagtcataagtcactGGGgtcagcaatagccaaaaaaacattgtatgggtcaaatacagggaagtcgtggcctaatggttagagagtttgactcctaaccctaaggttgtgggtttgagtctcgggccggcaactccacgactgaggtgcccttgagtaaggcactgaacccccaactgctccccgggtgccgcagcataaatgatacccactgctccgggtgtgtgttcacggtgtgtgtgtgttcactgctgtgtgtgtgcgttcacagtgtgtgtgtgttcactgctgtgtgtgtgcactttggatgggttaaaagcagggcacgaattctgagtatgggtccccatacttggctgtatgtcatgtcactttttttttttttttttttaattatccatttctcttttatgacaaaaatcattaggatattaagtgaagatcatgttccatgaagatatttagtaaatctcctactgtaaatatatcaaaacttaatttttgattagtaatatgcattgctaagaacttcatttgaacaactttaaagatgattttctcaatatttagatttttttgctcccttagattccagattttcaaatagttgtatctcagacaaatattgtcctcctaacaaaccatacatcaatggagagatgatttattcagctttcagatgatgtagaaatctcaattttgaaacattgacacttaagacacttcacat harbors:
- the LOC109101092 gene encoding collagen alpha-1(XIV) chain-like — translated: MEPALGKIELKFCEGLVLYSKDSWIEWNLNTHNTKGAVIDAVRNLPYKGGHTLTGLALKYILENSFKAESGSRPDVPKIGILITDGKSVDDVLSPAQTLRDAGIELFAIGVKNADENELRAIASPPEDTHVYYVAEFSFMLDIVEGLSRSVCERVSELSREISGEEVSAAPSDLLTSELTVRRFCVTRPADL